GACAGATCTGTGGCATCACATCCCACCCAATCTCAGCTTCGATGTCCACCATACCACCCTCTTCTCCCTTGGCAAGAGGACTGGTGACCATCCCATTCCACCTCCAGCTGTGCTGCACCTCCTCCACTTCCCCTTGGGGAACAGGCAGTCTCTTACCACACAACCAAACTCTGAAGATGAGAAGTGCTTTGCAAAGAGGTATCAGCCAAGTGTTCGGGGAGACACTAGGCACAAAAAGAATCTTGTTGCAtttgttttcttggcttttccttcCAGGTCACTGGCAGATCTAAAGTCCTACAAATCTCCTTACTCAGTATTCACACCTTTCcccataaatttatttaaatgtctgtCATTTAACGAGTACCATAACTACTCATGGTTTAGGTACATTCCCTTTCTTGGTCTACAATCCTGCAGCAGTTCCCACTTGAGCTGGTGGATGTTTTTGAGCTTTGGAGAGATCTCAGCCCTATGCCTGCTTCCCTCAGCCTGCTGGAAGGATGTCCTCTGTAAAAAGCCCAGTCAGCTGCTGGCAGAAAAGCTCACAATTCCAGGTTTGCAACAtttgtcaccaccaccaccaatctCTCCCACTGCTTTAGGAGCCCCTGCTGTCTcctcattacattttattttaaaaaggaaacaaagccaaccaatagtcattcattcacttcacCCATGACTGAAAGATCAGTCAGTCCTGATTTCTTTTCCCCGGGAGGTGGCAGGTAGGACAGACTTTGAACATTTCTGCAGCAGGGTTTCGACTCTTCTAGGGAGATGATGTGGAACAGATAACTAGGATGACAGTCCATCCATATAAACGGGGGTCTAGGGCACTGCAGACCACTGCTTGCTGAAGCATCCTCCCGCAGAAGGGAGATAAGGGCCTCACCCCACTGCCTATAACAAAATGTATCTGCACTTCTTTTCTAGACAAAGATGAAAGGGGTCAACATTATTTCTGAAGACCTCAATATTTGAATTCTATTTTGATTATAGAATGATTTCACTGAACTATTTTGGAATCAAAATGTGGCTAGGTGCCTGGTCTCCCTCAATGACTTCACGTGGCTTTTCAaaggggaggaggcagtgctGACTTGGTAAAATGAGTGAAAAGATCCAAGCCAGCAACACAGTCAAAGTCCAGACGAGGGATCGGTAAATACAACGTACCTGAAAGACAGGCCTTGAGCAGATTCCTCTGGTAGACATTAACTCATTAAATTGACCATGACTGTAAATATAAACTTTGCCCCCATCTCACCTGGCAACCATAAAAGAGGCGGATTTGTCTATAAAAGGATGCAGAAACTGTCCCCAGCTTTCAGGCTCCAATATCCCGTCAAGATGTGGCACCTCAAACTCTTCGCAGTACTTATGATCTGCCTGTTGCTGTTAGGCCAGGTAAGGAAAGGATACATATGTTGGGGttgtggggatggtggtggtggtggaattGTGGGCAGAACTTCAGAGAGCCAGATTCAGTCCTGAGGAATGGTCCTTCTGCTCTGGGTCTATAGCATGGGGGGAGGTGGGGTTCTTCCAAGTGCACAGCAGGGGGTCAGCTCTTGTATATCTGAGGTGAGTGTTTTGCCCCACAGGTAGGTGGCTCCCCAATACCGGAACTGAGTTCAGCAAAGAGAAGGCCAAGGAGAATGACCCCATTTTGGAGAGGGGTTTACCTCAGGCCCATTGGAGCTTCTTGCCAGGACGACTCTGAGTGCATCACAAAGCTATGCAGGTACTGCACAAacctgggagcagggctgggcccaacaggcctgggaggctgggcaaAGGGGCCAtcagcacacacacagacctAAGAATAAAACTGGGCTAGAGGACTGCCTGGGCTAAAGCTGGGAGCTCCATGGAGGAGAATCCCTCAAGAGTTAACAGCCAAGAACAGCTCCACACAAGTACCATGAAAAAGCAGCGCCTTTCCTTTCTTCACTCTAACCTGAGCCCGGATatcaagcagaggaaggaaatgcagCAGAGGGTGCTCTGGGCACTGCTAGATCTGTGTCTTAAAAAtcaccttttcttttccctcagaaaAAGACGCTGTTCCCTGAGTGTGGCCCAGGAATGATGCACACACCAGGGGAAAAGAGGACAGCACTCGCCTACAACAACGCTCCGTTCTATGGAATACTGACATACTGCATTTGGCTGGAGACGCTTAAGTGAAGCAAtcttgtgtttttaatatttaaagacagaTGTATGCTTTAAATTGGTCTCCGTTCCTTCTTAGAATATTGGTATGTAGGTAAGCATAACTTAACTTGTGAacttaagagtttatttttctatgtatactATTAAATGTCTGAAATGGAAATTTTGGCAGCCTGGAATTCACACTTTTGAAGGGAAGGATTCATTTTGTATACTATGGAAAAAACAGTACTGCCTAACAATAACAATGTGTTAACTTCTCAATCAGGAAAGTGCAgtgggaattaatttttttaaagaaacacaccACTAGGCTAAAGGCAAAAGTTTAGTACACCTAGTGACTAACCTCAGCAAGTTCACCAGCTATGGCCCTGGCTCCTAGCCCTTCACTCCATGTTAAGAACTTGAGTGAGGTGTCAGAGATAGGCAACGCTGGCACTCAGGACCTGACGATGTGCCCAAGTTCGCCCAGGAACAGAGgcagaactggaagaaaaacCTAGTTTAATGAAACAATAAAAGCCCAAGGCACCAAGAATAACAAAAAGGATGTGTTTGAGATTTCTGTTGAAGCAGGGTGAATTTTCATCTATGCAGAAGGATCCATGGCCAGCCAGGTCAGAGTTTCTGTAATCAGAAAATAAGACCTGGACTGATGGGACCAGACTTTTAAAGAAGAGTAGCTTTGGAccctaaaatacaaaacagaaattacaCAAAAGGGGCGAAGTAAGAGTTGAAGAAGTGTAGAGAGCACAGTGTTTATAAACTTTAATACAGAAAATctatttgatatttattaaacTTAGTTTCTCCAGCTATGGTTTGGCATTATACAAAGCATCTTAATGACACAGTAGAGTTAAAAAGATCTTTACAAATTGAAATGTGATACCCTtgtctccaaatattttaattgccataaatttgtttaaaaatacacattaaacgCATGTTTGACACTCTAAACTTTCTATAATCTCAATACcacaaaatacatataatatactaTACAGATGTGGAAAAATCTAGTTAGTATATAATACTTTGCTCACCATTAACAGCTTTTAGTATGTGAAATGCACGTACTGACTTAGAAATCCTAGCTTTTGAGCCCCAAAAGTACctctgaaattttaaagtattccaacaaataaaaatcacagtatataattgaaattttggTTGAAAATGTCAGATGCCGAAATATTCTGGATAAAAGAAATGTCAAACAAAGATGTGGATCATGTACAAAACAAAGGCGTCCTATCAGACGCTAGCAGTACCTTTCTGTAGAATCAACAAGGCTTTGAATTTATCAGCGGCATTACCTCCCCTCCAGAATCCCCCCCCAAATATCAAACCGTTATTcaccaaataattttaatttcaaataagataaaaggattttcaataaatatataagcatCTCTATCCTCCATatacaaaatttcttaaaatcattcAGAACGGAGGCTAGATAGAAATTTTCTTAACTGTGCTTACCAACCCCACATCTGGTCCTCAGAGGTGCCTTTTCAGGCACTACCCACTGGGCCAGCTCTTGTTGGTGAGCCttgcccttccccaccctgccccacgcCACGCGGACCCCAGTACTGTTGAATGCTCATCTCAGTGTTTTGCCAGGTGTGTGCATAAAgttgtaaaatggggacacttcttgaataacaacaacaaacccaaCTGTATGGATAATCATGGCATTGATCTGAAAGGCAGCATTTCCAAATAGGTATTTTCCAGAGAGGAACATAGCAGGTGGAAAGTTCCAATAGTTAAAAGctaaaaagaaaccccatgtGGAAGCAGTAAGAAGTCAAAACTGAATATTATTAGAATTTCTGGGTGAGAGCTTTTTTCCATGCGCATTTAGAGAGcttttttgtctgtctctttttaaGAATGGCAATTTATGCTTAGCTGAGCAATGGCGGCAAGGAGAGATCAAAGCTGACATTCCTGAAAGTCAACTTCATTTTATGATGATTACTTAGGCTGCTATTTTAGGTTGCTTAAAGATCTTGGAGACTTGGGTTAGACTCTAATGCCTTATTCTGTGATCATAAAGAAGATGTTTAGATATTCTTTCCATTCGTTTTTCTGGTGAcagtaaattctttttaattaactATAGGGTTCACGTGAATAGAATCAGCACCTATTTTACCAACTATTAATAACTCACTTCCTGTCATTTGCCAGCTTGGTTCTGGGATCTAAGGGTCTAAACTGAAATTTCTCCCATTAGTGAATATGTGAAAGATATGCTCAGAAATATGACCAATTTGGCCTCTTGTCACTACATATTCCAAGTCATTCaatacttttctatttattttaatgaatagcAACCTTAGATTTGCAATATTATTATTGGAAAAAAGTCTGCCTCTCCAACACATAGATACATGAAATTGAAATATGTGTTCCACATAATTAGGGAATATGAGTTATAGGAATCTATATGGATTTGAAATGTTTTGCTTCAATttatttaggattaaaaaaaaatcatcacaatcTGCCTAGAACATCATTCCCAGTAGGTGTTCCTGGGACTCAGAGGCAATCTTCtataatgcaaaatatataatgagGCCATTTTGTTCAATTAGCAACTGGAAAATTAAAATCCTTCCCACCCTGTAAGAGCCCTATTATAATACAGAAGGgctcaaatgtattttaaaagttaatttactACAAATCATAGTAATTAAGCTTTAACAATCTAAAAGGAATACACATTGCACCCTTGAACATTAATATTCAAGGTGTCAACAAGAAAGTGTCTTAGatcaatttaataaataatgtggAAATAGTTGCACTAAGCTAAAAtactaaacacacacattttGGACAAACTAATTTCATgttttcatacatacatacatacatatatataaagtgtgtatgtgtacataattttaaaatccaaagttGCATACCCTCACACTTAGAAGAACGCACAGCATACGACTCTCCTCTACACAACTAGGTATCACCGACTGGAGCTTTGTGGGCTGCCCTGAAACTCCACAGAGTGCTGCTGGCCTCCAGAGCCAGAACTTTCATTTAGAACAGGTGCATTTTGTAGGCTCTTGCTTCACAATGCAAGTTCATTCGATAAAGGTAATTTCTCAAAGTTTCTATCTTTAAATACAAAATGATACTGTCTGAACTAGCTGATTAAACctttctttaatgaaaagaaacaaacaacaattaaaaaacaacaacaacagtgaATCTAATAAAGCCACAAGTGTGTCATTCAAAGTGCAGCCCTGGTGCCTGTGGATCCATCAGTGTGAGAGCTCCCCTAGAGCACAGGCATGTGTGGGCACGTGCACACCTTACTCTAGATAGCTTTTACACTGGAGAATTAAATCAGTGATGGTTAATTAACCTTCTCTATTCTTCAGCAACTACGGCTGTAAATTTATCTGAAGTACTCACTGCTTATAAAGTCAGTTCTTGGCTACTTGCCCAGAAAAAGCTAGCACTGAAGCAAGAAATGGGGTGAATGCTTCCCAGCCAGACTGGATCTGGCATGGGCTGTGGAATTCTGAATCACCCAGAGGGAAGTGCTCCTCACAGCTGGGCAAGACTATACCATGTGACAACTTCATCCGCCAAAATCTGTTCGTTGGTTGCCTGTAAAGAGTCCAGTGGTGTAGGCTGCTGCCTCCTGGCATAAAGTGTGGTCTTAGAGCAGTCAACAGAGCAGTGTTTAAAACAGttgctatttttataattaactaTATATTAAGTACAAGTCTCAGACTAAGTACATTTTTAGCCATTtgtgaaattcagtttttaatggTTAGAGAACACTGAAGACACCTACTGAGGAAGGAGGAATGGTCACCCGTAAAGGAGTCCAAAGTATGTGCCGAAGTAGatgaagacacacagacagaacTTTGAGGAGATGGACACAGAGGAGAGGGAGTGGTGTTTCCACAGACTGTTACACTGAAAATTCAATTATTTAGAACAGGATTTTGATCCACTGCCCACTACTACCTGGTGGGAAGAACCCTCCACAATAAAAAGcttgaaaaattcattttccaaGAATTAACACagtttgagagagagagtgtTTTAGAGCAGCACCATAAAACATTGCAGGAAATTCTGCTTTAACAAATTATCAGTGTGATCCGGGAAATGCTCCTGTTGCCTTTCGGGTCAGACAAGAGACTAGAACACACTAGAACTTAGAAGTGCTTCACTGGCTGCTCTTGCTTAAAGTCTAAAAGCTCAGaggatattttttccatttctaagatATCACTGAAAATTACAGAATCAGAGTCAGACAAATCAGAGAAGGACAAGACATACATTTACTTGATTAACTGTGGCAAGTTTCTTACTGAGTACCTACCATGATCACTGAGAAGCTGTCCTCTTAAGGAAAACTGTTCCAAAAACACACAAGGATTAAGTAACAAATATAACACAGGCAATTTctccaagagaaaaatcaacataatTTGGAGATTTCAATCCTCAGTGATAATACATAAAAACAACGAGGTACAAAGCCATTAAGAAGCTCTGTATGAGGCCACAGGACAAGGAAAGTTCACGAGCTTCAGGATGTGTAaaagagactcagacacagaGGATTCACTACACCACTGGGCTTGGAGATTTTCTATCCCTTCTTTCCCATTTCAAGCCTTAGCAATCTTCTATAAATAGCAGGGCAATCCTTTTCTCCGATTGGATGGATTCAGTTTTGCAACTGGGAGAAGGACAAACTGTTATTTGAAGCAGCATTACCCAATAGGTTAAACTAAGTCATGTACCAAAGCGTTagcttttctgaaagaatttttatATGACCCTAAGGACGACCgaaaagggaagagaatttaACATTATTACCGCAGAAGACCAACCATATGCACGATCTGGTCCTGGTGTAAAACTTCATCTGTAAACAATCCAGAATCTTCACTTAAAGGTTAAGATTTAAGGCACACCAGACATAAAAGGGGCACTACAAACAACAGACAGAAGGTACATTTCTCACCTTTGACTCCTATATGCACCTTACAGGGAAAGGTGCTTTGATATACAACTCTTACAGAGCTGGCTTCTTAAGCTCTAcccctgctctccccacttcCCAAGAGAGCTCACACTGAACTAAATTAGCTACTTTTCTAGTGTGAAATTTCTGATCCCATCAGAAATATAGATCATTGATAAGAGTCTTCATAATACAAAGGGAGTAAACATAAGATAAGTTTAAGAGGAGAAATTCATCATCTCTACATCAGGCAACAGAACTCTAAATTGTACAGCAAAAGCACACACACCACAGTTCCAGACCATTCCTACATCAGCCATGCATGCTCCTATCAGAGCATCACAATCtagtgtgagaaaaaaatttaaattagaatgCTGAAGAGAGATTTTACCCTACAAACATCACCAATGAAAGAGAGATAGGCAGCAACCTCAGGAGTTGGATCATCCTTTGTTCAACAGTAACATACTCTGTCTTAAGTGTCAAATTATTAGTAACAAAAAAGAACACATGGTTTTAATAAAATCCATAAGGTTCGAGATTGTCCTCTTATGAAGCCCTTCATACGATAAGCTTCTCTGAGAAAGTCTGCCTGCCTTCTCCTGTAATGCATTAAATGCAGGTTACAGTCACCTTGTGATTGCTATAGTGTTATTAACACATGTTCACAGTTCTTGAAATAATGCATACCAAATTAGACACATTTCATTTTACATCCACGTAGAATGCTATCTTCTCATATTTAAGTGATTTTTCATGTGTAGAGTATCCTTAATACTAAGTATAAATTCTGCAGTAATAAAATTGTAGTTAAGATTTGAAGTAATATCAGGTAGTAGgtaaaaaagaacatttccataTTTTAGATGAACCAACTCTTACTCTTAGAAGAGCTACCACAAAAAGACACTATTATTAGGTAACAAAGTTCccaaagtatataaataaaaatgcctATACTAAATTTACACTAAATATTCAACAGAGTAAATTTATAGGCAGAAATAACTAAGTTTTAAACTAGCTCCGACcctggaacttaaaaaaattaaaataaatagaatttcaaTTGATTAGTTATGAATTGCAATCGAAATTTCAATCTTATGACAGATCACTGAAACCATCTTATCAACGTGCCGCAGATTTAAAAGCATTTAGATCATTTTTCATATTGGGAATACTGAAGGGGTCAAATGACATGATGGCTTTGGGTTATAAAAAACAACACATGAACCAGGGAGGAGAAAACCATTCCTCATTCTTAGTGTCGACTAGGTGGTGTGTTATGGCAGTTTTCCTTCGTGACGTGACACAGTGTTGTGGAGAAAATCAGAGGCAACAAGAATGTGTTCAGTTCAAGATACCAACTTGGCATCCTGGCGAAGCCAGTGCAGTCCCTGCCGGGTGTAACGAACCAGGTCTGTCATGATGCTTGCGTTAAAGATGAGAGGGCCCATTACTTTATCCAGTTCCGCAAAGAATTctagaaaaccaaaaacattcaTTAAACGATGCACACTCTTGAATcgctgctttaaaaattttagactgtaaaatattattcatatGAAGTAAAAAACACCCCCTTCTGCACTAAAATGATAACTGTCCATATTTTAGAACAAACCACCCCACAGTCTCTCAAgggctatttttttccctaagttacGAAACATTTTAAAGAGACTGTATGGTCAGGAATTAAGAGTTATACATATAAGCAGAATTCCACTAATGGAAATTGCTAGTATGCTGAAAACATTATTGAAATGGAGATCTACTGCTACAATGTACTATAATTCAAGGCATTCTCCCTGTACTGTTTTTGTATAAGAAATAAGTGGTACAAAAAAGGGTATTCTCTGCATGTTTCCCATAAGAGCCCTGTGAGGTTAGACGGTTGCAACAGCCTGTATCCAACCTTTCTGCTGTAATCATATGCCACGCAACAATGATAAACTAAATCTCATGTTTTAAACAGTAGTTTAAAAATGTAAGGGACAGAAGTAAAAGGATTTTTCCTATGTGAACAAATACAGACTGCTATGTATGTAAGGCAGAGtgtagagagaggaagggaagaaagtatCCTAACATTTGATCCCAATGTAAttttcagagaagacagaggggtGAAGGATTCAGTAAGGAGAGTTTTTACATGCGTAGAGATGATTAAGGCCTCAGTATACTCAAGCAAGGCAAGAAGCAATCAAACAGTTGAGGAGAAAAGGGCCTTCTTTATAGAATTCCAGCTAATATATGCAGAAGgaatatgagaataaaaaaattcctgatgaattttctttttgctaatgGAATTGGAATAGATGTAGAAAGTGATCATCGAGGGATGCTAGAATCGTTAAGTTAAATAGGGACTTTTACATCAAACGGAGTCAGGCCAACACCACCTGAATGAATAGTCAAAGCAACACTAAAAAAGGGATAACCATTACAAGCCTCGTAATACGATGTAACAGGAAATACAGAGTACCACCTATGAAAAGTTCTTATCTAAAATAATGAACTTCAATCTAATCAAGTCTCAAGATACAACTATCAGTATGAAGGAAATAAGGGGGACATAAGAGCAAGCTAAATGATACCATGAGGAAGTAATCAGTCAAATCCAGAATATGAAACATTCTATGGCCCAGTTTCTCCTTGACATCAGTGGcatggtaaaataaaaagaaaagaaaagaaaagagaaaggaaaggaaaggaaaagaaggtgaAGGAggggaaattatttatttaagagaCTGATCAATGAATGTTTGGATCCTGTTGGAAACAAAttcaattgttaaaaaaaaatgcacatttgaGACAACAGGGAgggcaagaaagaaggaaggaagggaggaaaggaggaagggagagagggagagagggagggagggagggagggagggaggaaggaaggaaggaaggaaggaaggaaggaaggaaggaaaaaggaaaggaaaggaaaggaaaggaaaggaaaggaaaggaaaggaaaggaaaggaaaggaaaggaaaggaaaaaagaaaggaaaggaaaaataatcctaGAAAACTGGCATAAGGGAGAATTACGTAGGGGTGACTTAAGAATTTCAGCTTTGTAACCTTTCCTAAGTAGTACTgacaatatttaaaactttagGAACAAATTAGGTTTTTAGAAATACAAGTTTATGTTATATGTTGGGGTTCCCTTTCTACCTTCCTCCCACCATTACCCCTCTTTATGTATTGGAATCTATCATATTCACGGGATTACCTGTTCATACTATGAGTATTGAAATATACTCTGTAACAAAAGGACAGTTGATGGATTGGCTGCTTTAAGTGTTTCTCTACAAAGAAGCTGCCTGAATAAATGGTACATGTAAGTTTTTATTAcagatattattaaaataagatgGTGTTTATACAGTACATTTCCTAAGgtctttaaatactttaaaattctcaGTGTTCTTAGTTTGGGAGATAAACTTGAGGTTCACAGCCTTAATGAACTAATATTAAAGAATGCtaaaaatttattcattctgTAGTCTCTTTTATCACGTAAGTTTCTTCTAATGCATGTAAAAATCCAGTATGAACATGCTTTCTTATATACTAAAATCTCATAGATACCAGATGTCTGGATGTTATCCTATGCCAATGGCCAAATTACTGTTAACCATCCCagagcagaatatacattttattacttttatagtATGAGCTGCACTGAATGTGCCTGGACAAAGGCATTCTTGTCTTAGACCACAGActattttttgtttagtttgtgTTACCACTATAGTGCAAGGTATTTTTTGACCAGATCCAGTACATTTATATGAATACTAAGCAATGAAGATTAGCAAACTAGTTATTATTAACTCTAGATTAGATAATAAACTAAATGCACACCAGACACTTAATTAGATCATAAAAGCTCCTTTTAATAATTTCACCCTTCAGAGTTTCTCCAGAGACCTCCCTACCTCTTTGCTCTTTGGAAAGCTGTTCGGCTTGGTCCCAAATTTCGGTGGCATAGAGGAAGTTGGATGTAACCTGAACATAGGTGGCTGCCATGTGGTGGATCCTCTGTGGAATGGTCACTGAAGAACCACTTGCTGAAGCACTACTGGCCCCAGAAGAATAATTTCCTGAATTGCCTGGCGACAGCTTTGGAGAAACAGGGGAAGGCATCCCAACAGCTTTGctacacacagagaaacaggaagtttATTCACATGGATATGATGAGAGTGATGAAATCAATGTCCTACTGGCTCTTCCTACaggaaggcttttaaaatttaaagattctttttttttttaaacttttattgaataatagtcattttacaatgttgtgtcaaattctagtgtagagcgcaatttttcagttatatacgaacatatatatattcagtcacatttttttttctgctatgagctacaacaagatcttgtttatatttctctgcgctatacagtataatcttgtttatctattctgcattttaaaaccccagtctgtccctttccaccccccgcccccctaAAGATTCTTTTAAACTAGAAAGGTTTCCAGAGAAAgacaatttcttttaaacaaatatttagctCACTGAAAACCACTGTGAGTTATCATCTTATCTAGACTGTTTCAACAAATGGCAACAGAACAAGAGataagaaagaactgaaaaagtCATACACCTTGCTGGTGGTAGCAGCAGTTCAAAGACTCAGATGCTTGATCACCTCACTCCCAGCTCAACACACACTCTATTTCtatattgggtgtatatataacaatttcaaattgttttataGAAAACTGAGTGGATTAACaattgaacaacaacaacaacaacaaaactgtggTAGTAGATAGAAACATCTTACTTCTGGTACTCTCCTCACTGAACCAAGTTACTCAGACCTGACAAAGAGGTACAGCTTTCTCAATCAACTGCAATCACCTCAAGC
The sequence above is a segment of the Camelus ferus isolate YT-003-E chromosome 3, BCGSAC_Cfer_1.0, whole genome shotgun sequence genome. Coding sequences within it:
- the LEAP2 gene encoding liver-expressed antimicrobial peptide 2, whose amino-acid sequence is MTVNINFAPISPGNHKRGGFVYKRMQKLSPAFRLQYPVKMWHLKLFAVLMICLLLLGQVGGSPIPELSSAKRRPRRMTPFWRGVYLRPIGASCQDDSECITKLCRKRRCSLSVAQE